From a region of the Malania oleifera isolate guangnan ecotype guangnan chromosome 12, ASM2987363v1, whole genome shotgun sequence genome:
- the LOC131144438 gene encoding protein neprosin-like, whose amino-acid sequence MDPVGAVFSETKNKWKAYSDFRRRQHQCTDSAEDTTQSNSSNMGSPCRCCKISPIIPIFVCFLLVASSVCPVLSSDQLPANQTMRPREELEKLKIIKARLKKINKPAVKTIQSPDGDLIDCVLSHQQPAFDHPKLKGQKPLDPPERPEGHNPTGSVSEDFQMWSVSGESCPEGTIPIRRTTEADFLRASSVKRFGRKGPRRVRRDTSSNGHEHAVGYVAGDEYYGAKASINVWAPRVDNQNEFSLSQIWVTSGSFGDDLNTIEAGWQISPNLYGDNSPRFFTYWTSDAYQATGCYNLLCSGFVQTNTKIVIGAAISPTSSYKGGQFDISLLVWKDPKHGNWWLEFGSGVLVGYWPSLLFSHLRDHATMIQYGGEVVNTSPSGFHTSTQMGSGHFAGEGFGKASYFRNLQVVDWDNSLIPPRNLRVVADHPSCYDIQGGINNVWGNYFYYGGPGRNAKCP is encoded by the exons ATGGATCCGGTGGGAGCTGTTTTTTCAGAAACAAAGAACAAGTGGAAGGCTTATTCCGATTTCAGAAGAAGACAACACCAATGCACAGATTCAGCAGAGGACACAACACAGAGCAATTCCTCAAACATGGGTTCTCCCTGTAGATGCTGCAAGATCTCCCCAATCATTCCCATTTTTGTTTGCTTCCTCCTTGTCGCTTCCTCTGTTTGTCCAGTCCTCTCTTCGGATCAACTCCCAGCGAATCAAACAATGAGGCCACGGGAGGAGTTAGAGAAGCTGAAAATAATAAAAGCCCGTCTCAAGAAGATCAATAAGCCTGCCGTCAAGACTATTCAG AGTCCTGATGGTGATCTAATAGATTGTGTACTCTCTCATCAGCAACCAGCTTTCGATCATCCCAAATTGAAAGGACAGAAACCATTG GATCCACCGGAGAGACCGGAAGGCCACAATCCGACGGGTTCTGTATCAGAAGATTTTCAGATGTGGAGCGTTTCCGGGGAATCGTGTCCGGAAGGAACAATCCCAATTAGAAGAACAACCGAAGCAGATTTCCTAAGAGCTAGCTCCGTCAAAAGATTCGGAAGGAAAGGGCCAAGACGTGTGAGAAGAGACACATCCAGCAATGGCCATGAG CATGCAGTTGGGTATGTAGCGGGAGATGAGTATTATGGAGCAAAAGCCAGCATAAATGTATGGGCACCCCGTGTTGATAACCAGAACGAATTCAGCCTTTCCCAGATTTGGGTTACCTCTGGTTCTTTTGGTGATGACCTTAACACCATTGAAGCTGGTTGGCAG attaGTCCGAATTTGTACGGCGACAACTCACCTAGGTTCTTTACATACTGGACG TCGGATGCATATCAAGCAACGGGGTGCTACAATCTGCTGTGCTCAGGCTTTGTTCAAACCAACACCAAGATTGTGATTGGGGCAGCCATCTCTCCAACTTCTTCCTACAAGGGCGGCCAATTTGACATCAGCTTGCTCGTTTGGAAg GATCCGAAACATGGGAACTGGTGGCTTGAATTCGGATCCGGAGTCCTGGTCGGGTACTGGCCATCCTTGTTGTTTAGTCACCTAAGGGACCACGCCACCATGATCCAATACGGAGGAGAAGTGGTGAATACCAGCCCATCGGGTTTCCACACCTCGACCCAAATGGGAAGTGGGCATTTTGCAGGAGAGGGCTTCGGCAAAGCTTCCTATTTTAGGAATTTGCAAGTTGTGGACTGGGACAACAGCTTGATCCCACCTAGGAACCTCCGCGTTGTGGCTGACCATCCCAGCTGCTACGACATTCAAGGAGGCATTAATAATGTTTGGGGCAATTATTTTTATTACGGAGGACCCGGAAGAAACGCTAAGTgcccctag